GCACGTGAACCCCTGAAATGACCGATACTCGTGCATCTCGAGATCGACCCCGAACTCGTCCACCGTGTTCAGCTGACTCGCCAACTCCGCCAATTCCGCCACCGTTCTCACCCAAACGAGCGGGACCTCATCGATGGAGAGGCACCTCTTTCTCCTGGGTCGCACGCGAAACATCACCTCGTCGTAGGTCAGGTTCTTCAAAGCGTGCTCGTACATATGTGCGTACTCCCCGTCATCCGCTACCGCCTGCGTCGGCCTCGCGCGGCCGAGCGGGGGGAAGCTGGTGTCGTAGTCGAGCGTCGCCCTGACCTGCTTCGGGATGAACGGTCTGTTGGAGTTGTCCACGTCGTCCCTCCACACGTCCTGGGGACGAGCAATGTTGCTGCAGTAGATGACGCGAATTCTTctgttctaaaaaaaaattaactccagctctctttttttttttcaccgccCCCTACGCGCACACAAAAGCCGCCGTACACTCATCAAAACGTTAAGATTCCTCGGTGAGGCCTGCTTGGCGACGGGAGAGCTCCCCCCTCTCAGCCCGTCGAGGTAGATGTCCTAGTTTCCGTAAAAACCCGTCGTTATCTTCACTCGTCACAGAACAACGCGCGCACAGACGTTCGGCCCCGTACCACACTCTCCAACAGCGAGTCTGTCGCGTCGATGATGCTCTCCGACCTGCGGCGCTCGTCGAGCCCCCTCACGTCCACCGGGTCTCGACCCGGACTCTCCACGGACACGGCGGTGCTCAGCAGGACTTGGATGGCGGAAAGCACGTTCTCCTTCAGCGCCCTCAGCTCTTGTTTGAACGATACAAACGTGTTGTAGTACCTGTACAGGCCCCCCTTTGGCAGCTTCATGGAGAGCGCCTGCAATCGGACCGACTCCTTGAAAATGCCCTGGGCGGGAGCGGCAATGCCGCCCGCGAACTTGGCCAGAAGCCTATCTGCCTCGTCCATTTCAACTGGCTATCGGTGCCACAGAAACTGAAACGGAAAGACTAATAAAAATTTCGCAAAAGACCATCTCAATTTCATACAAGAATCGCGACCTCTCCCCTCCCCGCGCGGACCCTCGACGCGCGCCCGCGTGGACTCGGGACCCTCTCCGCACCGCCAGCGGGACCTCGGCGCCGCGCTCCGTGGGCCGCCCGTCGCGCGCTCGCGCCCCCTTCCACGACGCCTCGGCCGAGACCGCAGCGCCCCCCCCCGCAACCGCCACCGAGACCGACGCCTTGGCGACGCTCTCTCAAGCGCCCCCGGCGGCCGGACGCGCGAACGACCGCTCGCGCCGCGTGAGCTCGGCCGCGCAAAGCAACCCCACACAAGAATCCtcgttgacaaaaaaaaaaaaagccattaagaCGCAAAAGTAGGCCTATTTATGCGCACGTTATCCAGGATCTCGTTGAAAAAGTTGATGAGGTTGTCCAATCCAAACAGGATGTCCACCTGATTCTCCTTCTTCTTGGGGTAAATGCTGTGAGCCAGGTCTATCATCTTGACCACCACCTTCGTAGACCTCACCGGGTCGGACTCGTAGATGAACAGCAACGATGCCGAAATGAGATGAAACTCCGAATTGTGCTCCCACCACGACAGGTGCTTCTCAAGCTCTCTGATGAACCCTGATATGACGTCCGTGCGAATTCTGTACCCGTCGAGAAAATACGACTTCAGCGCGTCGAGCATAGAACTCTGACTAATAGATTTACCCCAACTTTTGTCTCTCCTGATAACCTTGTTCTCCTTGATATCGTGCTTCGACATACCGCAAATCCTGATCCCCAACGTCGAGGTCGTGGTTTGCAGGTCCTTGGACTTCATGGATATCTGCTTCAAAATTCCATCTCTGGGAtcggcactgaaaaaaaaaaagttatacaggTGCGTCGCGTACGGAGCCAAATCTACAGAACATCTCTCTCTACCTGGTAGATCCAAGCTTCACGTCCATAATCGAGGGCTTGGAGAACCCCGCCGTCAAGTCCTCTATGATGATGCATGCTGAAAACGCGTtcgttagaaaaaaaatttttttttttggtttactcGGAATTGAAGGCGAATTTGAACTATgtacgatgtccgtcaacctcttcGACGCCGTAGAACTTAGGAACCAGCGCCGAGAAAGACGAGCCAGAATCGAAAATATGCTTGTAAAACTCGGCTTCCCGCTCTATCGTCCTTTTCGCTATCTTTCCGTCTCGCAAGCGAACCATAGACGAGGGGTGCCCCGCGACTTGCTCGAATTTAATGGGCGTTGCCATCAGGGGGAAAATAATTCGCGGGACCGCGCAAAACGGATTGCTTTTTTTTCGAGTCTGCGGTCAGAGCCCGATGTGTATACAGCATGGCTCTCAAAATGTTAATTCCGAAAATTTTGCTGAAATGTTTTTTGCGGTGATGCGCAGTCTAACCGCGTCCTCCCCAAAGAAGGAGGCCGACCGTTCCGTCCGTTTCGTAGCGCCCAATCGGACCCTCGGGAAATGGCCGCGAGCAGCTTTTTCGTGGGACGCACGTCCATTCTCAGGAGACAGGCGCTTCCGGCGCGAGCGAAGGATAGAAAGAAGCCGAACGTGACGGCCGTGGAGAGAAAGGGTACGCGACACGCGCCGAGCGGCGTCGAAGGGGGCGGACCATGTAgccctctctctgtgtgtgtatgcGCGTGTGTATACGTGTATGATTCGGTGACCTGTGGGGTTCGGCCGAGGCGCTTGGACTGACCGCTTTGGCCGGCAGCGGACGTGTCCGACGCGCCGCGCGGGATTGGTATGCCTAGGTTGGTCTATTTCTGGAACAGGTTCGGCCGAAAAGAGGGCGAGCCCCTGGAAACGCTCGACCTGCCCTGGAAGCCCGGAGAAGAGCCAAGTTGGCTGGATCAGATATGCGAGCCGTACGAAACCATCATCGAGCCGACCAAGCAGCTGGACCCCGGCGTGATCGGCGCCAGGCGCTACAAAAAGGCGATCAACCGGAAGAACATCAAAGAGAAAAACGAGTCTCTGAAGCTGAAGCTTTGGCACGTGCTCCCCAAGAACAGGAAGCAGTCGCCCCCGTGAGCTGGCGAGCCGCTAGGCGCCGCCTGTCGCTCGCGCGAGCGCACGTCGAAGTTTTCCCCATCGCAAAAACGTGTGAGCTCtggttataaaaataaaataaaataaaaaaaaacaacgttcGACCGCGTCAAACGTCGCGCGAGTCCTCGTACCTTGTCTTTAATTTCCTTTTAGGCGTCACCCGCGCGCCGAGCGGGTTTCCTGAAGGCGAATCGCGGCTGCCCTACGCCGGAGACAGGCGCGAGGAAAGCAGCTTTTTCCGTATTGCGGCGTATCGCAGTTGGTCTGCTTGGGAGACGCTGGGGAGCACTTTGTCGAGGGCTTGATAGAAGTTCTCCCTGGAGACCTTTATGTCCGTTTGGTTGGAGTTCAGGGCGGGCTGCAGTGCGAACATCGACGCTTCTCGAACCAAGGATGCCAAGTCCGCGCCGCTGTACCCGTCGCACCGATAGTTGTGGGCGATTTCTTCCAAATCGACGTCCTCTTTTAACGGCGTCTTCCGAGAACACGTCTTCAAAATGTGCACTCTTTCGTCGGGCGTCGGTATTGGCACGTAGAGCAATTTGTCCAGCCTGCCGGGCCTCAGCatcgccggatcgacgatgtcgggGCGGTTCGTGGCGGCGACGACAAAAATCTCGCCTCGCTGCTCTAGGCCGTCCAACTCGACCAGCAGTTGGTTGACGACGCGCTCGGCCACCACGTTCTCCCCGCCGGAGCGCTTCGGTATGAGCGCGTCGACCTCGTCAAAAAAGATGATGCAGGGAGAAGACGCACGCGCGCGCTGGAAGATCAGGCGAACGGCTCTTTCGGACTCTCCAACGAACTTGTTGAGCAGTTCCGGTCCCTTGATCGAGATGAAATTCGCCTGCGCTTGGTTCGCGATGGCCTTCGCCAGCAGCGTTTTTCCGCACCCGGGCGGGCCGTATAGCAAGATGCCAAGGGGAATTGAAAGCGCGAGCGCGGAATACTTGACCTTAGAACGAATGGGCTCAATCAGCGACATTTCCAGCTCTTTTCTGATGCTGGTCAACGCACCGATGTCGTCCCAAGACACGTTCGGAATCGTCGCGAAGCCCTCGCGCTTGGCGGATGGCTGGACGTGCTTTATCGCCTGAAGGAAGTCCTCCATCGTGATGAACAGAGACTCCAACTTTTCAGGCGTGTAGGGCTGGACGTTCGCGCGAAGTATGTTGCTCACGTGATGACGGGTCTCAAGATGGTGATGGTTCGGGATCTTGTCGTAGACCGGCTCCTGTTCGCCGCCGCCGCATTGGACGGCGTCCGTCTTGAGCTGTCCATTTGAATTGGTCGCCTCCGCGCTCTCCAAGGTGGTAAATATCCTGTTCACCGCCAAGCTAGCCGCCTCCTTGGCAATCGCCTGCAAATCGGCGCCGACGTAGCCTGGCGTCTTCGCCGCGATCAAATCGAAGTCAAAGTCTCCAGACAGGCGCAACTTGGACGAAATTACCTTGAGAATTCTACTGCGCGCATTTTGGTCGGGCACGCCCAGACATATTTCGCGATCGAAACGCCCAGCTCGCCTCAAAGCCTGGTCGAGAGAATCGGGACGGTTTGTCGCGCCGATGACTATAACGGGCTTGTCTCCGCACAAATCATCCATACTCGTCAGAAGCTGTGCGACAATTCGCCGCTCCATCTCCCTAGACGCCACATCTCTCTTCGGCGTGATGGCATCTATCTCGTCGATGAAAATCAAACTAGGAGCCTTGCTCTTGGCCGAGTGAAAGAGGCCGCGAATCTTGGCCTCGGACTCTCCCGACATCCCGGAGACCACTTCGGGGGCCGAAATATGGAAATAAGGCACGTCCAGCTCGCCCGCTATGGCGTTGGCCAGCATCGTCTTCCCGCACCCCGGCGGCCCATGCAGGAGAATGCCGCGTGGCGGCTCCACGCCCAGCCACGCGTAAAGCTCCGGGTGTGTCAGAGGGCGCTCTATGAGCTCTCGAACGTCCTGCAGCACCGACTCGATGCCGCCCAAATCTTCGTAGGATATGTTGGGACGGCTAGACTGAACGATTTCGACAGACGAGGAGTTGAACACCTCGTCACGCGGCCTCTTGCGTTGCGGCGTATAAGGCCTCTGGGCGCCCTTTGTTGCGGGCTCGGCAGCAGTCTGCTCGCTCGCTCCGCCCAACTTGCTCGCTTGTTTTGCATAACTCGTCCGAATGTAATTATTTAGCCCATTCATGTCGGGTGTCATAGCAGCTTTCCCCTCTTGCGGAGCTCATCACCGTCGCTCCCTAAAAAAAGATGTTGAACGCAAAGACGTCAAAACGCGTTTTTGTAAGCTCCTAGAAAAAAACACCTCAGAAAACAGCTTCGCAAAGTGCGCGAACCTGAACCCGCCCCGGCGCGCACGCGCTCAGCGAGTCTAACACCCTTTTTCCACGCCACGCACGCAAACACCAGCCCCTCCGCAACGCCCAGCCGCCGCACAAAAAGGGCCGGCACGCCAACGCGCTTCGGCCTCGGCCTCGCGAATCCACAACGCGGCCTCCATCCAGCCGAGCGCCGCGCTCACCCGCGCAACGCACATCATGCCGCCGCTCGAGCGCCTCAGCTCGGACGTCCGAGATCCATCGCCGCTTCAACTCCAGACAACGGGGGCGCCCACGCTAGCACGAACTCAACGGAAAAGCCAATGAAACCCGCTACAAAAATCACTTATGCAGAGAACAACACACAAAAGCAAAATGTCAAAGTGTCATACGTCTCAGTGGGTACAACAAACCCAGGCCTTGTCACCTGCGCGCCTTCGCAAAAAACCAAACGAGGAGACGCTCACGCCCGCCCTCCTCCACGGCGCGGTCGCAGATTCTCCGGTCCTTCTCTTCGTCCACGCGTTCGCCGCGCGTAACCGTCTACAGGAGATTTTGTGTCTAAAGAAATCCTATGCAATTCTGTACCTCTCCTCTACAAGACAGACAGACGGAGAAAAAGAACCCCGCGCCACCTCCAGAAACACTCAACCGTGTAAATATCGAGCAACGGCGACCTCTCAGCTGGAGAAAGAAGCGTCCGCGCTTGTAATACGCCCTTTGGCAGGTAGACAAACCGATTCTTCGACACTGGACTTAAAAAAACTCCAGCAGTTGTCGAGCACCAGCTCCCCTTTTTACCTCACTGATCCCGGCACCCCCACCTCACCCTGAACCCTCACATGGCCTCTTCGATTTTTGCTGGGTTGATGCTGTCAGCAATGTTGCCAAaacgttttaattttttttgctgTACCATAGTTGTTTTTCTCAGTCTATCATGGAACAGTACAAATACGATTCTGTGATCGTGGACATTGCTCGCTATGTCACAAAGAACCAGGATTTCAGTTCAGAGGCAGTGGAAACCGCCCGCCTGGCCCTTCTGGACACCATAGGTACGGGCCCTTGTCTAATCCCTCTCGTTTCAAGAAACTTTCCACTGACGCTTCAAGTTTCGACCGAACAGGATGTGGACTACTGGCCCTGAACTTCAGAGATTGCACCAAACTCTTGGGCCCAATAGTACCTGGTAAATACACTTTTTTCTTGCGCTTTTCTTGACACAATTCTGAATAACAGAAAAATTGTAGCGGTTTTCGCACATGCTACGCAAATCGCAGCCACAAGGCAATGCTGCTTCCCTTCACTATCATATGACCCGTTATAGAGATTTCGGTTCACATAGCCCTTGTCTATTCGTATTTTGACatgcaaaaaactttttttttctctctattaaGGTACAACGGTTCCCAATGGCGTACATGTCCTAGGGACTCAATTCGTGCTTGACCCTGTCCAGGGGGCATTTAATATATCGTGCATGAATAGATGGCTAGATTACAATGATACGTTTTTGTCCAAAGAATGGGGCCATCCGAGCGATAATATTGGCGCAATTCTAGCCGTTGCTGAACACGTATCCAACCTCCGTATGGCTGAAGGAAAACCTCCAGTGTTCATGCGCGACGTGATAAAGATGCTCATCAGGGCGTATGAGATTCAAGGCGTATTTTCGCAAGGCAACTCTTTTAATTCGGTGGGTTTGGACCATGTTCTCCTTGTCAAGGTTGCGTCAGCTGCGACCTCTGCAGCTCTCCTCGGAGGAGATATGGAGACAATACTTGCTTCGGTTTCACAGGCATGGGTAGACGGACAGAGTCTGCGAACTTACCGTCATTGGCCTAATACCGGTTCTCGCAAGTCTTGGGCCGCCGGAGACGCCGCGGCGCGCGGCGTTTATCTCTCCCTTCTTTCGATGCGTGGTGAAAAGGGATACCCCTCCGTTCTGACCACCCCAACTTGGGGATTCTACGATGTATCGTTTAAAGGCAAGCGATTTGTGCTTCCTATTCCCTTTGGTGAGTAtaccataaaaaatattttattcaaggtTTCCTATCCGGCTGAATTCCATGCCCAAACTGCGATTGAGGCATCTATTAAGCTTCACCCTGCTGTGTCCAATAGAATCCAAGACATTAAGCGCGTACTCATCAAGACTCATCTTAGCGCCCTTCGCATCATCGATAAGAAAGGAGTGCTGAACAATGAAGCAGACCGCGACCATTGCATGCAGTATATGGTCGCTATAGCTCTTATTTTCGGGGAGCTAAAGGCCGAGCACTATCAAAATGACGTTGCATCTGACCCGCGTATCGACGCGCTTCGAGAAAAGATAGTGTTGCAAGAAGTTGAGGAATACTCTAGAAGCTATCTCGATCCGAATGAGCGAAGCATTGCCAACTGCATACAAGTGGAATTCAACGACGGTACTCAGACCGATGCAGTGGAGGTCATGTATCCGTTGGGACACCGCAGGCGTCGAAAAGAGGCTATTCCTTTTATTCGTGAGAAATTTATGAACAATCTGCAAACGCGCTTTTCGAGCGAACaagctaaaaatatttttaacatctgCTTCGAATCAAGCTTAAGTAACTTTTTAGACATGTCTGTGGTTGATTTCATTAAGCTGTTTACTAATTAGTACATACTACTTCATTTTTCAACTTTTTTGTGCTGAAGAGAACCAGTCAAAAAACCTCACGCTCTAATCGCTATTTTGATATGTAGCTCCAATGTTCTCTCATTTGTCCCTTTCGGTTGCTTTTTTATACCTGCTTTGTTTACAAGTTCTGCGTCAAAAAGTATAGCACCGTTTTTTCCAGGTACTCCATAGAAGAGAGGTTTTGAATGCCGTGCCTTTCATTAGGGAGGACTTGTAATTGATAGGGTTTGCCGTTTTGTATAAGCAGTTGAATGAGCTCTAAGGTGTGGCATAAATGTACGTTCTCGTCTAGACAGCCATGGATAATCATAAGGCGGTTAGGTTCCGAAGGAAATCCAGTTATATAGTTCAAAACGGAACCGGTTTTATACCCGTCCGGATTGTCTGATGGCAGACCCATGTATCGTTCGGTGTATGCTGTATCATACGCTTCCCACATGGTCACAGGTGCCCTGGCGATAGCCAATTTAAAGAAGTCTGGGCGCTGAGCTAGGCACAACAGTGCTAGGTATCCGCCATAGCTGCATCCAGTTACCGCTATTCGGCTTGGATCAATGAATCCATATTTCATCAGGTAATTCAGTCCATCCACTTGTTCTTGTACTTCTATCGTTCCCATGCGATGTTTCAGACGGCCTTCAAACAGCAGGCCTCTTCGCCACGAGCCCACTCCGTCAATGATGACCACTAAGTATCCCAGATGCGCCCACAGCTGGAAAATGGTTCTATTTCCTACCATGTGGTAGCTGTTCGACACTTGCTGGACGTGCGGTCCGCCATATACGTACAGAATGACCGGATACTTCTGTAGCTGGTCAAAGTCCTTTGGCTTATAGTAACAGCCATATATGGTTTCATCTCTAGAATTCTTGCATTCGAAAATCACGGGCGGATTCAATTGGAATAGAAGGTTTCTGTCGTAAAGAAAGGAGGGCGCCAATTTATAGATTGCCTGTGCCGAAGGCAACGCGTCGACAGCACCCTTTTCATTGTATGCTTTAACTATTTTATATATTTGAACGTTGTAGCATTCCTTGACAGAACTGTGACAAGCCACAAAGCTTTTCATCTGGTCGTCCATTGATATTTGATTTATCGAACCTCTAGGAGTAAGTCTACGCAAATTTTTGCTCGGATCTGCAGATGAGCTAGTAGAGGATACATACAGGTGTGTTTCTAAGATAGAATCATAGTTGCCTATCATATAAACCAGCGAGCCTTCTTCGTTGACCCAAAATTCAGTCGTTTCTTCCACTTGACCGGTCGAGCCAGCAGTAATTGGTCTTATTTCGTACATCTTCTCACTGTCCTTCTCGGGGGGAGTTAGCATATATAAATGCCTCATTAGTTTTGAGTCCTTGGGCGCCAAAACCTCGCTAGAAAGTAAAACTCGATTGCTGCCATCTTTGTACCAATAAATGTTGTAAGGTACATTTATCCAATATTTTGACGTTTGTTCTAAAATCAGCGTCATTCCTTTCGTCGAGTCTGTGTGGGCTTCATCCGCTCCGACAAACTGGTCTATGTCTATAGTTACTAGTGTCGAGTGCGTTTGCTCTCTATTGAGCATTAAGACCCATATTGACTGGCTGTTTGGGGTCCATCCGAGTCTGGGTATGTATTCGCATGACGGGAATCGTGCGTTCAACGGCGAACGCAGATGCTTTATTTTAACATCAAGAGACATGTCATCTTTGATATCAATTTGAGCTATTTCTAGGCGAAACTTGGCATTTTCGTCTCCGACCAATGGATAGACCTGTTTGGATACCTCTCCTGATATACCTGCCTTCGGCGTGTTGTAGACGCGCATATGCGATTCATCTACTGTGACATACAGTATCTTCATCGTTTTGTCGGTACAATCTGGAGACCACCAATAGCCGGTATAGCGATCGAATTCTTCTTGCATCACGTATTCTGCTACCCCGCTTGCTTTTTTTGCGGCGGCGTTTTCCGGGTTCTCTTCATTCGTGTAGGTGATTCTGGTTTCCGAGAGAGATTCCAAGTGTTGGATCCAGATGTCGTTGTTTCGCACGAAAGAAACATACTGTCCATTCGGTGAAAATTTGTAGTCGATCCTTGAGCCTTCTTTTTGGGCCTTTATGTCACTCAGTGCATTTTTCGCCGAGTTGTTTTTCACCTGCTTAAACACAACCGGTTGTCAAATTTCTCGCTCGCTTGATTTTTTTACAAAAACGCGTCAATCGCGATGGCGCCTTACCGGACTATATAGGTACAATTTGTCGCCTACTGGAATGAGAAAGCTTTCCGTCCTAGATAAAAGGGCGTCGGTTTAGCACGTTTGTACCCCCGTCTTCGATTTACGCCACACGAAGAGCAACAATGTACGAAATCTGTACTCGTGCCAATGGGACACATTTTTTGAAACACACATATCGCTGTACCCTGGGTGACATAAATAGGTGTTTAGTCCGTAGGAGTTTCTCagtctttcccttcttagcttttcTTCTTCTGATATCTCCGAGCAATCGATGCTGGAAAACGAAGGTATCAATGGACTCCATTCTAGCACAGATGCGGTTTGTTCTGTGGATGAAATAAGGTGTCAGCATGGCTCATTTCCAGGTCGAAGGCTAGAAGGGCCTACCCTCTGAGATGTCGACGCTGAACACTTCTGGCTTTTCCTTCGCGGTGCCTATGAAGTAGAGCGCTCGATCGGTGAATTTGAAGTTGTTTGGCAGTTGAGGGCCTAAGCCCCTTTTCTGACATGCGTTCGAGACCAGTTGGTTGATTGTGAAAAGGCTAGTGGGATTCATGAACGCCCTCGGCTTGTGATTGGAGACGAAAGAGAAGTGATATTTTGCAAGTTGCGCTAGAATTTAAAACTTTCGAACCGACTACAAAGTGCGCCGCGACAAACAAAAAATGGGTTTTGACCGATTGCGTATGTTACGCGTTGGCCGCGCCGGATTCGGAGGGAGCAGCGTTGAGGGGGCCGCGCCTGCTGGGCGACGCCGCCCTGCTAGGACCGTCGAGTGACGTGATGGGCTCTTTGTGCAAGTGCGCGTCAAATGGGGGGTGTTTGGGAATATGCGATAACGAGCAATTTTTGATAGCctatgtcaaaaattattttttagcgCAAATTGTATTTATAATATGTGCGCGTTTTGTTAAAAGCACACTTTTGTACTATTTGTCTTCCTCTAGTTTGAGATGGTTTTTGATTGCCTTGGGGCTACCTTCGTCTAGTCTGTCCGCGTTCCCTGATTGTTTGTATTCAAAATTCCAGTGACTCATGCCTAACGAGGCGACTTCGGAATCTGTACAGATTTGCAATGACGAAGGCATCATACAGCCACCTTTAGACATTAAGAGTAGGGTGCTACGGCGTGCTTTTTGGGGGGGCTATGCGGGGTGTTTCGCGGGCTCGACGGGGTGTAGCTGCCTGTCTTTTGACTGACCGAGGTCTTCGCTTGTGTTTTAGACAACATTGATAAGATTGCCTCGTATGTTGCCAGAAATGTGGGTGGCGAGGCTAGGGTGTTGGCGGACTTGGGGAACAACCCTTCCTTTGGGTTTTTGCACGTGGGGAATCCTTATTTTGCCTATTACATGCAGAAGGTGCGCTGCGAGCGCAACGCGTTAGAGAGTCAGAAGTCGGCCGAGTCGGCGACCAAGGTGACGGCTAAGGTGTCGGAGGAGTCTAAGGCGGTGGAGGCCCCGCCGAAGCGAGAGTGGATATTTGAGTCCGACATTACGAAGATTCCCCCGTTGGATCTCGAGATAATCAAGTTGGTGTCGCAGTTTGTGGCTAGAAATGGTCAGTCGTGTCAGATGGGTCTTTGGAATCGAGAATCGAAGAATCCGCAGTTTGATTTTTTGCAGCCCCTGCACCCGTACaaccagttgtttcagcacttGGTGGAGTGTTACACGAGGGTCATATACCCCGCGGAGGGGTTGGCCGAGTACCACGAGAAGTGCGCGTCGAGCAAGCAGGAGATCATTAACAGGATTATGAGGAGGCGAGATTGGAATCGGTCCCAGATAAAGACTGAGGAGCAGTTACGCGCTGAGGAGGAGGCCGAGCGTTCGGCGATGGCTTCCATAGACTGGAACGACGCGGTTATAGTGGACACGATTACCTTTGACCCGAGTGAGGACATGCAGTTGCCGCAGCCGGTCGACAAGAGTGAGATAGCGACCATTTGCAATATGGCGAAGGTGCGCGAGGAGGAGGCCGCCAAGCAGCTTTTGATCCAGAAGCAGGGGATTGAGAAGGCGGTCGTGGACGCGATAAACGCGTCGATGCAGAGCACGACTGCGGCCGCGTCTGAGGCGTCTGCTGCGGCGGGCCGGTCGTTTTCTCCCGACCAGAAGTTTCCGGCCGATTATCGTCGCGGCGCGCGAAAGTTGGTTATGATGTGTCCCATTTGCGTGCAGGCCATTCCCGCGGACGAGCTCGAGGAACACATGAAGATTGAGTTGTCTCGGGCCGGCGCGGGTCTCGTCGACAAGCCGAACAAGAACTCGACCTTCCCCGAGCGAACGGCCATGGTTGCCGAGGGCGACGAAATCGCGAGTCATCTGGCCAAAATGGCGAAGAGGAGAAAAGACATATTTGGAGACGAAGAGGACGTGATGTTGGAGCCCGCGGAAGCTACTGCCACGCTTTCCAGCACAGCTGTTGACAAAGACATGGATAACATGATCAGCGACCCCAATTACGCGAATTTCAATAGAAACGCACCTTTTTCTCACAACGGGAAAAGGCCGCTCAATCCCGGCCCCACTGGCTCTCCCGGCTTTCCCTCTCCCGTGGCCTACTCTCCTCACCAATCTCCCCAGCCCGGAATCTACGTGAACAAGCCCTCTGGCGAGTATAGCGCGGCTCAGCCCTACCCGGCGCAAGCGAACTACGTTGCGCCCTCTCACCTGAACGTTTTTCCCTCTGGATACCACAACTATCCCATGCTGGACGTCTCGGGCCAGTACCCGCCCTCGCTGATGCACGCGTCTGCCGAGTCGGTCTCCCAGAACAGGCCCAACGGCCTGGACGAGGCCGCTCTGAGCGCGAAGCGCCCGAAAGCCAACAAGTACATCGAGCTGGTTCCTGAGAAGGAGTGGCTGGAGCGGTATCCTGGCGCCGTGAAAGTCAGGATCGTCGCGGCGGACAGCGAGATCTTGCCCGACAACAAGTCCCAGGTCGAACTGGATCTGGAGCTGAGCTCGACGGTCAAAGACGTCAAAGAGAAGCTCGTCAACAGCTACGCGGT
The nucleotide sequence above comes from Schistocerca gregaria isolate iqSchGreg1 unplaced genomic scaffold, iqSchGreg1.2 ptg000855l, whole genome shotgun sequence. Encoded proteins:
- the LOC126323258 gene encoding uncharacterized protein LOC126323258, translated to MATPIKFEQVAGHPSSMVRLRDGKIAKRTIEREAEFYKHIFDSGSSFSALVPKFYGVEEVDGHPCIIIEDLTAGFSKPSIMDVKLGSTSADPRDGILKQISMKSKDLQTTTSTLGIRICGMSKHDIKENKVIRRDKSWGKSISQSSMLDALKSYFLDGYRIRTDVISGFIRELEKHLSWWEHNSEFHLISASLLFIYESDPVRSTKVVVKMIDLAHSIYPKKKENQVDILFGLDNLINFFNEILDNVRINRPTFAS
- the LOC126323268 gene encoding citrate/2-methylcitrate dehydratase-like gives rise to the protein MEQYKYDSVIVDIARYVTKNQDFSSEAVETARLALLDTIGCGLLALNFRDCTKLLGPIVPGTTVPNGVHVLGTQFVLDPVQGAFNISCMNRWLDYNDTFLSKEWGHPSDNIGAILAVAEHVSNLRMAEGKPPVFMRDVIKMLIRAYEIQGVFSQGNSFNSVGLDHVLLVKVASAATSAALLGGDMETILASVSQAWVDGQSLRTYRHWPNTGSRKSWAAGDAAARGVYLSLLSMRGEKGYPSVLTTPTWGFYDVSFKGKRFVLPIPFGEYTIKNILFKVSYPAEFHAQTAIEASIKLHPAVSNRIQDIKRVLIKTHLSALRIIDKKGVLNNEADRDHCMQYMVAIALIFGELKAEHYQNDVASDPRIDALREKIVLQEVEEYSRSYLDPNERSIANCIQVEFNDGTQTDAVEVMYPLGHRRRRKEAIPFIREKFMNNLQTRFSSEQAKNIFNICFESSLSNFLDMSVVDFIKLFTN
- the LOC126323267 gene encoding uncharacterized protein LOC126323267, which produces MTPDMNGLNNYIRTSYAKQASKLGGASEQTAAEPATKGAQRPYTPQRKRPRDEVFNSSSVEIVQSSRPNISYEDLGGIESVLQDVRELIERPLTHPELYAWLGVEPPRGILLHGPPGCGKTMLANAIAGELDVPYFHISAPEVVSGMSGESEAKIRGLFHSAKSKAPSLIFIDEIDAITPKRDVASREMERRIVAQLLTSMDDLCGDKPVIVIGATNRPDSLDQALRRAGRFDREICLGVPDQNARSRILKVISSKLRLSGDFDFDLIAAKTPGYVGADLQAIAKEAASLAVNRIFTTLESAEATNSNGQLKTDAVQCGGGEQEPVYDKIPNHHHLETRHHVSNILRANVQPYTPEKLESLFITMEDFLQAIKHVQPSAKREGFATIPNVSWDDIGALTSIRKELEMSLIEPIRSKVKYSALALSIPLGILLYGPPGCGKTLLAKAIANQAQANFISIKGPELLNKFVGESERAVRLIFQRARASSPCIIFFDEVDALIPKRSGGENVVAERVVNQLLVELDGLEQRGEIFVVAATNRPDIVDPAMLRPGRLDKLLYVPIPTPDERVHILKTCSRKTPLKEDVDLEEIAHNYRCDGYSGADLASLVREASMFALQPALNSNQTDIKVSRENFYQALDKVLPSVSQADQLRYAAIRKKLLSSRLSPA
- the LOC126323269 gene encoding uncharacterized protein LOC126323269 encodes the protein MAASSFFVGRTSILRRQALPARAKDRKKPNVTAVERKADVSDAPRGIGMPRLVYFWNRFGRKEGEPLETLDLPWKPGEEPSWLDQICEPYETIIEPTKQLDPGVIGARRYKKAINRKNIKEKNESLKLKLWHVLPKNRKQSPP